Proteins from one Thermobifida alba genomic window:
- a CDS encoding UvrD-helicase domain-containing protein, with amino-acid sequence MPQLAIDKDFLQRYAKLDKRVQKAVDEALAKFATNYYAGGHLEKIADARDPRVRTLRVTRGYRGVVLAPERGDTYLLVTVLPHDDAYAYIRTKRFSVNQALGVLEVRDEAGLETMSDVLASVAETTETRLFDHVPDKHLLQLGIDDQVLSIVRLLTDEAHLDALEALLPPAQHNALVALASGMTVEEAWEQLSRDLVEEAAPEHVDPDDLTAAIRRSPDRAVFVEGPESLRDLLDAPFDLWRVFLHPQQRRIAHRDYSGPAMVTGGAGTGKTVTALHRVAHLAARYDSGRPILLTTFTKTLDAALRTQLELLVKDPAQRERVDVRNLDRVAYQVVAEDRGSAPTPCRDADLEQLWDEAGADSGFPGAFLLGEWDQVILAQNLRTERDYLEARRRGRGGRLGPEQRRRVWRAVLAATARMAEADLWTFTQIAAEAADILDRTGQRRYSHVVVDEAQDLHPAKWRLVRALAAEGPDDLFLAGDPHQRIYDHRVSLSALGINVRGRSRRLTVSYRSTQEILSWAVRVLGAAPVTGLDDLADSLDTYTSPLHGRRPVVRGFADRAAELDALVAQVEEWLSQGVEADSVGVAARTRSLAGEVTERLRDADIDSGSLTHGPGVRVGTMHGMKGLEFRCVAVVGVDADLVPYAEQVADRAEDPVAHGHDLQRERNLLFVSCTRARDALYVSHSGEPSPFLP; translated from the coding sequence ATGCCGCAGCTCGCCATCGACAAGGACTTCCTGCAGCGGTACGCGAAGCTCGACAAGCGCGTGCAGAAGGCCGTGGACGAGGCCCTCGCCAAGTTCGCCACCAACTACTACGCCGGCGGGCACCTGGAGAAGATCGCCGACGCCCGCGACCCCCGCGTCCGCACGCTGCGCGTCACCCGGGGCTACCGGGGCGTGGTGCTCGCCCCGGAGAGGGGCGACACCTACCTGCTGGTGACGGTGCTGCCGCACGACGACGCCTACGCCTACATCCGCACCAAGCGCTTCTCCGTCAACCAGGCGCTGGGCGTGCTGGAGGTCCGCGACGAGGCCGGGCTGGAGACGATGAGCGACGTGCTCGCCTCGGTCGCCGAGACCACCGAGACCCGCCTGTTCGACCACGTGCCCGACAAGCACCTGCTGCAGTTGGGCATCGACGACCAGGTCCTGTCGATCGTGCGGCTGCTCACCGACGAGGCCCACCTGGACGCGTTGGAGGCCCTGCTGCCCCCGGCCCAGCACAACGCCCTGGTGGCGCTGGCCTCCGGGATGACCGTGGAGGAGGCGTGGGAGCAGCTCAGCCGGGACCTGGTGGAGGAGGCCGCGCCCGAGCACGTCGACCCCGACGACCTCACCGCGGCGATCCGCCGCTCCCCCGACCGGGCGGTGTTCGTGGAGGGCCCGGAGAGCCTGCGCGACCTGCTGGACGCCCCGTTCGACCTGTGGCGGGTGTTCCTGCACCCGCAGCAGCGCCGGATCGCCCACCGCGACTACAGCGGCCCGGCGATGGTCACCGGCGGCGCGGGCACCGGCAAGACGGTGACGGCGCTGCACCGCGTCGCGCACCTGGCGGCCCGCTACGACTCGGGGCGGCCGATCCTGCTGACCACGTTCACCAAGACCCTGGACGCGGCGCTGCGCACGCAACTGGAGCTGCTGGTCAAGGACCCCGCGCAGCGGGAGCGGGTGGACGTGCGCAACCTCGACCGGGTCGCCTACCAGGTAGTGGCGGAGGACCGCGGCTCCGCCCCGACCCCCTGCCGGGACGCGGACCTGGAGCAGCTGTGGGACGAGGCGGGCGCGGACAGCGGGTTCCCCGGCGCGTTCCTGCTCGGCGAGTGGGACCAGGTGATCCTCGCGCAGAACCTGCGCACCGAACGCGACTACCTGGAGGCGCGGCGGCGCGGCCGGGGCGGCAGGCTCGGCCCCGAGCAGCGGCGCCGGGTGTGGCGCGCGGTGCTGGCCGCCACCGCCCGGATGGCCGAGGCCGACCTGTGGACGTTCACGCAGATCGCCGCGGAGGCCGCCGACATCCTGGACCGCACCGGGCAGCGGCGCTACTCGCACGTGGTGGTGGACGAGGCCCAGGACCTGCATCCGGCGAAGTGGCGGCTGGTGCGGGCGCTGGCCGCCGAGGGCCCCGACGACCTGTTCCTCGCGGGCGACCCGCACCAGCGCATCTACGACCACCGGGTGTCGTTGAGCGCGCTCGGCATCAACGTGCGGGGCCGCAGCCGCCGGCTGACGGTCAGCTACCGCAGTACCCAGGAGATCCTGTCGTGGGCGGTGCGGGTGCTGGGGGCGGCGCCCGTCACCGGGCTGGACGACCTGGCGGACAGCCTGGACACCTACACGTCCCCGCTGCACGGGCGGCGGCCGGTGGTGCGCGGCTTCGCCGACCGGGCGGCCGAACTGGACGCGCTGGTCGCCCAGGTGGAGGAGTGGCTGTCCCAGGGCGTGGAGGCCGACTCCGTCGGGGTCGCCGCGCGCACCCGGTCGCTCGCCGGGGAGGTCACGGAGCGGCTGCGGGACGCGGACATCGACAGCGGGTCCCTGACGCACGGCCCGGGGGTGCGGGTGGGCACCATGCACGGCATGAAGGGCCTGGAGTTCCGGTGCGTGGCGGTCGTCGGGGTGGACGCCGACCTGGTGCCGTACGCGGAGCAGGTCGCCGACCGCGCCGAGGACCCCGTCGCGCACGGCCACGACCTGCAGCGGGAGCGGAACCTGCTGTTCGTGTCGTGCACCCGGGCCCGGGACGCGCTGTACGTGTCGCACAGCGGTGAGCCGAGCCCGTTCCTGCCGTAG
- a CDS encoding DNA-processing protein DprA produces the protein MRRSEERVALLALLLGRGSGWSGIVEDILDTDSVWTVLEKTLGSRDVLFDVADDPVEQAMSRARALLEHCESRGIGVRAFWEDDYPAALREIHEMPPVVFTRGEQADDRRAIAVVGSRRASPRGLEIAGNIAEALVDREVTVVSGLAAGIDTAAHTAALRQRGRTVAVIGTGINRYYPWENRELQDEIAARGMVLSQFLPDAPPTRQSFPMRNAVMSGYAAATIVVEAGEHSGARIQARYALKHGRPVIFPRELLANQWARDYAERPGVYVVAGMADLMEIVDDILAESTMTVDELVASLEAAELGW, from the coding sequence ATGCGGCGCAGTGAAGAACGGGTCGCCCTGCTCGCCCTTCTGCTGGGCAGGGGCAGCGGGTGGTCGGGAATCGTCGAGGACATCCTCGACACCGACAGCGTCTGGACGGTCCTGGAGAAAACCCTCGGCTCCCGGGATGTCCTCTTCGACGTCGCAGACGATCCCGTCGAGCAGGCGATGTCCCGGGCCCGCGCCCTCCTGGAACACTGCGAGTCCCGCGGCATCGGCGTCCGTGCCTTCTGGGAGGACGACTACCCCGCCGCACTCCGCGAGATCCACGAAATGCCCCCGGTGGTGTTCACCAGAGGCGAGCAGGCTGACGACCGACGCGCCATCGCCGTCGTCGGCTCGCGCAGGGCCTCCCCGCGCGGCCTGGAGATCGCGGGCAACATCGCCGAAGCGCTCGTGGACCGGGAAGTGACGGTCGTCAGCGGCCTCGCGGCGGGGATCGACACGGCCGCGCACACCGCGGCACTGCGACAGCGCGGACGGACCGTGGCCGTCATCGGGACCGGGATCAACCGCTACTACCCCTGGGAGAACCGGGAACTCCAAGACGAGATCGCCGCACGGGGAATGGTGCTCAGCCAGTTCCTGCCCGACGCGCCGCCCACCCGGCAGAGCTTCCCGATGCGCAACGCGGTGATGAGCGGCTACGCCGCCGCCACCATCGTCGTCGAGGCCGGAGAGCACAGCGGTGCGCGCATCCAGGCGCGGTACGCCCTCAAACACGGACGGCCGGTGATCTTCCCCCGGGAACTCCTGGCCAACCAGTGGGCGCGCGACTACGCCGAACGCCCCGGAGTGTACGTCGTGGCGGGGATGGCGGACCTGATGGAGATCGTGGACGACATCCTCGCCGAGTCCACCATGACGGTCGACGAACTCGTCGCTTCCCTGGAAGCAGCAGAACTTGGCTGGTGA
- a CDS encoding vWA domain-containing protein, which yields MHVSALLEFDAVPVDSADTVHVLLDVTAPEQPGANRPPATLQVVLDRSGSMAGERLEGAIRALLSLVDRLDPTDHFGLVTFDNTARVEVAAAPLTDKAAVRERIRGLRPGGLTDLSSGLLRGIQEARRVSGDQGATLLLVSDGHANQGVTDHQRLAGIARSAHGHGVATTTLGYGLGYDEELLGAISDGGTGSALFAEDPDTAGALIAGEVENLLAKTVQAASLRVRPVGAARAVSVVGELPSTRLSDGTVMVELGDFYSGEQRKLLLRVDVPRVAALGPAQVAEVEVGYVEPVSLTTYTVSLPVSVNVVPGDDAAGRVPRPEVRTELAYQEAQTAKRRAAEAMRRGDRETATGILSAASGSLAAALPLDPSGELRAQVADLDALAAQAGTDDVNRTAKNLYANQYQASRKRGRPQSAPPQPPRDTDRQAPPDAPDDRRRR from the coding sequence ATGCACGTCTCGGCCCTGTTGGAATTCGACGCCGTCCCGGTGGACTCCGCCGACACGGTGCACGTCCTGCTCGACGTCACCGCGCCGGAGCAGCCCGGCGCGAACCGCCCGCCCGCGACCCTGCAGGTCGTGCTGGACCGCAGCGGCTCGATGGCCGGGGAGCGCCTGGAGGGGGCGATCCGCGCGCTGCTGAGCCTGGTGGACCGGCTCGACCCGACCGACCACTTCGGGCTGGTCACCTTCGACAACACCGCGCGGGTGGAGGTCGCGGCCGCCCCGCTGACCGACAAGGCCGCGGTCCGGGAACGCATCCGCGGCCTGCGGCCGGGCGGGCTGACCGACCTGTCCAGCGGTCTGCTGCGCGGCATCCAGGAGGCGCGGCGGGTCTCCGGGGACCAGGGCGCCACGCTGCTGCTCGTCTCCGACGGGCACGCCAACCAGGGCGTCACCGACCACCAGCGGCTCGCCGGGATCGCCCGGTCGGCCCACGGCCACGGGGTGGCGACCACCACGCTCGGCTACGGCCTGGGCTACGACGAGGAGCTGCTGGGCGCGATCTCCGACGGCGGGACCGGCAGCGCGCTGTTCGCCGAGGACCCCGACACCGCGGGCGCGCTCATCGCGGGCGAGGTGGAGAACCTGCTCGCCAAGACCGTGCAGGCGGCGTCGCTGCGGGTGCGTCCGGTGGGCGCGGCGCGGGCGGTGTCCGTGGTCGGTGAACTGCCGTCGACGCGCCTGTCCGACGGGACGGTCATGGTGGAGCTCGGCGACTTCTACTCCGGAGAGCAGCGCAAGCTGCTGCTGCGCGTGGACGTTCCCCGGGTGGCCGCGCTCGGCCCCGCGCAGGTGGCGGAGGTGGAGGTCGGCTACGTGGAGCCGGTGTCGCTGACCACGTACACGGTGTCGCTGCCGGTGTCGGTGAACGTGGTTCCCGGCGACGACGCCGCGGGCCGGGTGCCCCGTCCGGAGGTGCGCACCGAGCTGGCCTACCAGGAGGCGCAGACCGCCAAGCGCCGCGCCGCCGAGGCGATGCGCCGCGGCGACCGCGAGACCGCCACCGGCATCCTGTCCGCGGCCAGCGGTTCGCTCGCCGCCGCCCTCCCCCTGGACCCGTCGGGGGAGCTGCGTGCCCAGGTCGCGGACCTGGACGCGCTGGCCGCGCAGGCCGGTACCGACGACGTGAACCGCACCGCCAAGAACCTCTACGCCAACCAGTACCAGGCCAGCCGCAAACGCGGCAGGCCGCAGAGCGCCCCGCCGCAGCCGCCGCGGGACACGGACCGGCAGGCGCCGCCGGACGCCCCGGACGACCGCCGGCGGCGCTGA
- a CDS encoding type ISP restriction/modification enzyme, translated as MLLPQFLGASAERIPGAELELLFREFLSWRPDDGRGGDRTASVLLRRPRGGTDSEPSDRGQPRVPRPAVPPDETTGRTPGERPSARPAPKPPEWRSLPTLDDLLPWHQPGVAARRAWVCAPEERTLRRRWQRLASAPPGQRDLLLRTDEAPPRPGAPRRPADSPAISPVLHRAFDRRYLLTEEHCLDRPRPHLWQVAGPRQVYVVEQHAHPCTTGPGLLFSSLVPDADCFNGRGGRVLPLYRDPEGGVPNLTPGLLPYLADRLGLPVSPADLVAYLAAVVAHPGYSAAFRDRLAVSGVRVPLTADARLWAEAVALGREVVWLHTFGQRFTDPEAGRPPGPPVLPEGERPEVAVAVPDSPAAFPDRVRYDGDTGVGGHRLRVGGGVIARVRPEVWRYDVGGVPVVRSWFGARRRFPHGGRLSPLDRVRPDRWSPRRTGELLELLTVLTRLVRLEPRQADLLGRVRGGPLVTVADLTAAGVLPVPEGARTPPPLDGQLELPLD; from the coding sequence GTGCTCCTCCCGCAATTCCTCGGTGCGTCGGCGGAGCGGATTCCCGGTGCGGAACTCGAACTGCTGTTCCGGGAATTCCTGTCGTGGCGGCCGGACGACGGGCGCGGCGGTGACCGCACCGCGTCCGTCCTGCTGCGGCGTCCCCGCGGCGGGACGGACTCCGAGCCCTCCGACCGGGGGCAACCGCGCGTTCCCCGACCGGCCGTCCCCCCGGACGAGACCACCGGCCGGACCCCGGGGGAGCGGCCGTCGGCCCGGCCCGCCCCGAAGCCGCCGGAATGGCGGTCGCTGCCGACCTTGGACGACCTGCTGCCGTGGCACCAGCCCGGTGTGGCGGCACGCCGGGCGTGGGTGTGCGCGCCGGAGGAGCGGACGCTGCGGCGCCGGTGGCAGCGGCTGGCCTCGGCCCCGCCCGGGCAGCGGGACCTGCTGCTGCGGACGGACGAGGCGCCGCCCCGCCCCGGCGCACCGAGGCGACCGGCGGACTCCCCGGCCATCAGCCCGGTCCTGCACCGGGCCTTCGACCGCCGGTACCTGCTCACCGAAGAGCACTGCCTGGACCGGCCGCGCCCCCACCTGTGGCAGGTCGCCGGTCCCCGGCAGGTCTACGTGGTGGAGCAGCACGCCCACCCGTGCACCACCGGCCCGGGCCTGCTCTTCAGTTCCCTGGTTCCGGACGCGGACTGCTTCAACGGCCGGGGCGGCCGGGTACTGCCGCTGTACCGCGACCCCGAGGGCGGCGTCCCCAACCTGACGCCGGGCCTGCTGCCGTACCTGGCCGACCGGCTGGGGCTCCCGGTCTCCCCGGCGGACCTGGTCGCCTACCTCGCGGCGGTGGTCGCCCACCCCGGTTACTCCGCCGCGTTCCGCGACCGGCTGGCGGTGTCCGGCGTCCGGGTGCCGCTGACCGCCGACGCGCGGCTGTGGGCGGAGGCCGTCGCGCTCGGCCGCGAGGTGGTGTGGCTGCACACCTTCGGGCAGCGGTTCACCGACCCGGAGGCGGGACGCCCGCCGGGCCCGCCCGTCCTGCCGGAGGGCGAACGCCCGGAGGTGGCCGTGGCGGTCCCCGACTCCCCCGCCGCCTTCCCCGACCGGGTCCGGTACGACGGCGACACCGGGGTGGGAGGGCACCGGCTGCGCGTGGGCGGCGGCGTCATCGCCCGGGTCCGCCCCGAGGTGTGGCGTTACGACGTGGGCGGTGTGCCTGTGGTCCGCAGCTGGTTCGGCGCCCGCCGCCGCTTCCCGCACGGCGGGCGCCTCTCCCCGCTGGACCGCGTCCGCCCCGACCGCTGGAGCCCGCGCCGCACCGGGGAGTTGCTGGAGCTGCTGACCGTGCTGACCCGCCTGGTCCGCCTCGAACCCCGCCAGGCGGACCTGCTGGGCCGTGTCCGGGGCGGACCGCTGGTCACGGTCGCCGACCTGACCGCGGCGGGCGTCCTCCCGGTCCCCGAGGGCGCCCGCACACCACCACCGCTGGACGGGCAGTTGGAGCTGCCGCTGGACTGA